Proteins encoded together in one uncultured Desulfosarcina sp. window:
- a CDS encoding chemotaxis protein CheB: protein MVAKPTDGNTEFVVSTSLQPKQSGGGAKGPIKVLIVDDSNLLRSVMKEMLAKDDQLQIVGEAENGLKAIELIQKLKPDVVTLDVNMPVMDGLTAIKHIMIKCPTLVVMLSTLTGQGSHETFEALRYGAVDYLQKPSSLAKDDFKSQHELIVSRVKNAARAGIKAIRYLRPVQVTDRNDRTNARCCEHVFAINTTYGGYGALLGLIPEIDPSLQASFLSVIYATPSNVDAFARYLEEHSSLAVKRAVDGQRMDSGTCYLASAYEDISVKKDADGVSIGLQLKDSCEFQQASNRLMTSLAEAFKDRASAILLSGLGEDGLSGAGSILNSGGNIIVQDPRTCLCKETNQLAIERYGLSTVRPGNEMIDAIRACCAAAG from the coding sequence ATGGTCGCTAAACCAACGGATGGAAATACCGAGTTTGTCGTCTCCACCAGTTTGCAACCCAAGCAATCCGGTGGCGGGGCCAAAGGGCCGATCAAAGTCCTGATCGTCGACGATTCGAATTTGCTTCGCAGTGTTATGAAGGAGATGCTTGCCAAAGACGATCAATTGCAGATCGTGGGGGAGGCGGAAAACGGCCTCAAGGCCATCGAACTGATTCAGAAACTCAAACCGGATGTGGTGACCCTCGATGTGAACATGCCGGTCATGGACGGGCTGACGGCGATCAAGCACATCATGATTAAATGTCCCACGCTGGTGGTCATGCTCAGCACGCTCACCGGCCAGGGGTCCCATGAGACCTTCGAGGCGCTGCGCTACGGTGCCGTTGACTATCTTCAAAAACCATCCAGTCTGGCCAAGGACGATTTCAAGAGCCAGCATGAATTGATTGTCAGCCGGGTTAAAAATGCAGCCAGAGCCGGCATCAAGGCCATTCGATATTTGCGTCCGGTTCAAGTGACGGATCGCAATGATCGAACGAATGCCCGGTGCTGTGAACACGTATTTGCCATCAATACCACCTATGGCGGTTATGGCGCGCTGTTGGGGTTGATTCCCGAGATCGATCCATCTCTGCAGGCGTCTTTCCTGTCCGTCATCTATGCGACGCCTTCCAATGTGGATGCCTTTGCCCGCTACCTCGAGGAGCACAGCTCCCTTGCGGTGAAACGTGCCGTTGACGGGCAGCGTATGGATAGCGGCACCTGCTATCTGGCGTCGGCCTATGAAGACATATCCGTGAAAAAAGACGCCGACGGCGTGTCCATTGGCTTGCAGCTCAAGGATTCCTGCGAGTTCCAACAAGCCTCCAACCGCCTGATGACGTCGCTGGCGGAGGCGTTCAAGGATCGCGCTTCCGCCATTTTGCTTTCCGGTTTAGGGGAAGACGGCCTTTCCGGCGCGGGCAGTATTTTAAACAGCGGCGGGAACATCATCGTTCAGGACCCGCGAACATGCTTGTGCAAAGAGACAAACCAGCTGGCCATTGAACGCTACGGCCTTTCCACGGTGCGGCCCGGGAACGAGATGATCGACGCCATCCGTGCCTGCTGCGCGGCTGCCGGGTGA
- a CDS encoding N(G),N(G)-dimethylarginine dimethylaminohydrolase, with translation MTFTHAIVRRPGRDMAAGITTSTLGPPDTAKAMKQFDAYVTVLKDCNLAVTVLKPLDGYPDAHFVEDAAVVTPDIAVITNPGAEPRKGETPSVAAALKAFRPTVDIQPPGTLDGGDVLMMGTHFLIGLSDRTNAEGAKQLGQAVAQFGCTWTTIDVAAGLHFKSSVNAVGEETLLTTPDFAGHPALAGYRRIVIAADEAYAGNTLLVNGRLIMPAGFPDTRGKLTVLGMPIVELDTSEFRKMDGGLTCLSLRF, from the coding sequence ATGACGTTTACGCATGCCATTGTCAGGCGACCGGGCAGAGATATGGCCGCCGGCATCACCACATCGACGTTGGGGCCGCCCGACACCGCCAAGGCTATGAAGCAGTTCGATGCCTATGTAACCGTTTTGAAGGATTGCAACCTGGCGGTGACTGTTTTGAAGCCCCTGGACGGCTATCCCGACGCCCATTTTGTCGAGGATGCGGCCGTGGTCACCCCGGATATCGCGGTCATCACCAACCCGGGCGCCGAACCGCGCAAGGGAGAGACCCCATCGGTCGCCGCCGCCTTGAAAGCCTTTCGACCCACCGTCGACATCCAACCGCCGGGGACGCTGGATGGCGGGGATGTCCTGATGATGGGAACCCACTTTCTCATCGGGTTGTCGGACCGCACCAACGCGGAGGGCGCCAAACAACTGGGCCAGGCCGTAGCCCAATTCGGCTGTACCTGGACCACTATTGACGTGGCTGCCGGCCTGCATTTCAAATCCAGTGTCAATGCCGTAGGCGAGGAGACCCTGCTGACCACGCCCGACTTTGCCGGCCACCCTGCCCTTGCCGGTTACCGACGCATCGTCATCGCAGCCGACGAGGCCTATGCGGGCAATACCCTGCTGGTCAACGGGCGGCTGATCATGCCGGCGGGATTTCCCGACACCCGCGGCAAGCTGACGGTTTTGGGCATGCCCATCGTGGAACTGGATACCAGCGAATTCAGAAAAATGGATGGTGGGTTGACCTGCCTGTCCCTGCGATTCTGA
- a CDS encoding DUF190 domain-containing protein: protein MTVFKEAGQLLRIFIGEANRHGRMPLYEWIVQQARSQGMAGATVLRGIQGFGANSLIHTTKILRLSEDLPVIVEIVDTEEKIEAFLKTVDPAITEGLVTVEKARVRMYRAGGNRKARS from the coding sequence ATGACAGTATTCAAAGAAGCGGGGCAACTGCTGCGAATTTTCATCGGAGAAGCCAATCGGCACGGCCGCATGCCCCTGTACGAATGGATCGTCCAGCAGGCCCGGTCCCAGGGCATGGCAGGGGCCACGGTACTGCGGGGCATTCAGGGGTTCGGGGCCAACAGCCTGATTCACACCACCAAGATTTTGCGGCTTTCCGAAGATCTGCCGGTTATCGTCGAAATCGTCGATACGGAAGAGAAAATCGAGGCTTTTCTCAAGACCGTCGACCCGGCCATCACCGAAGGACTGGTCACCGTGGAAAAGGCGCGGGTGCGCATGTACCGTGCCGGCGGGAATCGAAAGGCCCGGTCCTAG
- the crcB gene encoding fluoride efflux transporter CrcB — MTKIVVIGLGGCLGAILRYLVAGGVHALAKSASFPLGTLTVNVAGCLLIGIGGGLMENRQFFSPEWRSFLFVGVLGSFTTFSTFGLETFNLAKQGQWLTSFGNVGFSLVLGLIAVFTGYVLSRMI, encoded by the coding sequence ATGACAAAGATCGTCGTTATTGGTTTGGGCGGCTGCCTGGGAGCCATTTTACGTTACCTGGTGGCCGGCGGCGTCCATGCATTGGCAAAGTCGGCATCGTTTCCACTGGGAACCCTGACGGTCAATGTGGCCGGGTGCCTGTTGATCGGGATCGGCGGCGGGTTGATGGAAAACCGGCAGTTTTTTTCACCGGAATGGCGGTCCTTTCTTTTTGTTGGTGTTCTGGGCAGTTTCACCACGTTTTCCACCTTCGGGCTGGAAACCTTCAATCTGGCCAAGCAGGGGCAGTGGCTGACCTCGTTCGGCAACGTCGGATTCAGCCTGGTATTGGGATTGATAGCCGTTTTTACCGGCTACGTGCTGTCCCGCATGATCTGA
- a CDS encoding Lrp/AsnC family transcriptional regulator, translated as MIDEISLKILKILQKKARIPNVEVARQVGMAPSAVLERIRKLEKTGLIDGYEVRLNPERFGKGQVAFIQVHMDGRTQTKKLAGQLALLAQVQEIHFVAGDDSLLLKVRETDTRTLGRLVREEIAALKGVVSTRTTIVMETFKESARIPIDDAVPIE; from the coding sequence ATGATCGACGAGATAAGCTTAAAAATTCTGAAGATCCTGCAAAAAAAGGCCCGCATCCCCAATGTGGAGGTGGCCCGCCAGGTCGGCATGGCGCCATCGGCGGTCCTGGAGCGGATCCGCAAGCTTGAAAAGACGGGCCTTATCGACGGCTATGAGGTGCGGCTCAATCCCGAGCGTTTCGGCAAGGGCCAGGTGGCCTTCATCCAAGTGCACATGGACGGCCGCACCCAGACAAAAAAATTGGCGGGCCAACTGGCTTTACTGGCCCAGGTCCAGGAAATCCATTTCGTCGCCGGCGACGACAGCCTGCTGCTGAAAGTCAGGGAAACCGATACTCGCACCTTGGGACGGCTGGTAAGAGAAGAGATCGCAGCGCTCAAGGGCGTTGTTTCAACCCGGACCACCATCGTCATGGAGACGTTCAAGGAATCCGCGCGAATCCCCATCGACGACGCGGTACCGATTGAATGA
- a CDS encoding LL-diaminopimelate aminotransferase: protein MIRINENYLKLKASYLFSDIAKRVADHQQRQPEPAVIRLGIGDVTRALPETCIAAFHEAVDEMAADATFRGYGPEQGYDFLRQAIAENDFKARGADIDADEIFVSDGAKCDTGNIQEIFAADVRIAIPDPVYPVYLDTNVMAGRSGTFRDGRYEGIVYLDGTAENGFIPDLPAEPVDLIYLCFPNNPTGATISREQLKIWVDFAAANRAIILYDAAYEAFIRDDALPHSIYEVDGARNVAIEFRSFSKTAGFTGTRCAYTVVPKTLMAYTDTGEAHSVHRLWNRRHATKFNGVSYPVQRAAAAIYTDAGKRQVAELIQGYMANADIIRSEMQALGYTCIGGENAPYIWVATKGDSWAFFDMLLEKAGVVCTPGAGFGTCGEGYIRISAFNSRENVTTAMDRIRQALA from the coding sequence ATGATTCGCATCAACGAAAACTACCTGAAACTCAAAGCGTCCTATCTTTTTTCCGACATCGCCAAACGGGTCGCCGACCACCAGCAGCGCCAGCCGGAACCGGCCGTGATCCGTCTGGGCATCGGCGATGTGACCAGGGCCTTGCCCGAAACCTGCATTGCCGCCTTCCATGAAGCGGTGGACGAAATGGCCGCCGATGCCACGTTCCGCGGATACGGACCGGAACAGGGCTACGATTTTTTGCGGCAAGCCATCGCCGAAAACGACTTCAAGGCCCGTGGCGCGGATATCGACGCCGATGAAATTTTCGTCAGCGACGGGGCCAAATGCGACACCGGCAACATCCAGGAAATCTTTGCCGCCGATGTCCGCATCGCCATCCCCGATCCGGTCTACCCGGTCTACCTGGATACCAACGTGATGGCCGGCCGCAGCGGAACGTTCCGGGATGGCCGCTACGAGGGCATCGTCTATCTGGACGGCACAGCGGAAAACGGCTTCATTCCGGACCTTCCCGCCGAGCCGGTGGATCTGATCTACCTGTGCTTTCCCAATAATCCGACGGGAGCCACCATTTCCAGGGAACAACTCAAGATCTGGGTGGACTTTGCCGCGGCCAACCGGGCGATCATTCTTTACGATGCCGCTTACGAGGCCTTTATCCGGGACGACGCCCTGCCCCACTCCATTTACGAAGTCGACGGCGCCCGGAACGTGGCCATCGAGTTCAGGAGTTTTTCCAAAACGGCAGGGTTCACCGGCACCCGCTGCGCCTACACGGTGGTGCCCAAAACCCTGATGGCCTATACCGACACCGGCGAGGCCCATTCGGTTCATCGCCTGTGGAACCGGCGCCACGCCACCAAGTTCAACGGGGTTTCCTATCCGGTCCAGCGGGCCGCGGCCGCAATATACACCGATGCCGGCAAACGCCAGGTCGCCGAACTGATCCAGGGATACATGGCCAACGCCGACATCATCCGCAGCGAGATGCAGGCCCTGGGGTACACCTGTATCGGCGGGGAGAATGCCCCGTACATCTGGGTGGCGACAAAGGGCGACTCCTGGGCCTTTTTCGACATGCTTCTGGAAAAGGCCGGTGTGGTCTGCACGCCGGGCGCCGGCTTCGGCACCTGCGGCGAAGGCTATATCCGCATCAGCGCCTTCAACAGCCGCGAAAATGTGACCACCGCCATGGACCGGATTCGCCAAGCCCTGGCATGA